The following proteins are encoded in a genomic region of Hirundo rustica isolate bHirRus1 chromosome 15, bHirRus1.pri.v3, whole genome shotgun sequence:
- the EARS2 gene encoding probable glutamate--tRNA ligase, mitochondrial isoform X2, whose amino-acid sequence MLDWAGIPPDESPGRGGPAGPYVQSLRLELYRRASAALLDSGAAYRCFCSPQRLQLLRKDALRSQQTPRYDNRCRHLTPTEVAQKLSQGLDFVIRFRLEKGVEPFQDLVYGWNKHEVAEVEGDPVILKGDGFPTYHLANVVDDHYMGITHVLRGTEWLASTSKHLLLYKAFGWEPPQFGHLPLLLNKDGGKLSKRQGDIFLERFARDGFLPEALLDIVTNCGSGFTEKQMGRTLEELISQFEVGRITTHSALLDLEALPEFNRIHLTRHIENQGLRQKLVRELQGLVELVYGDQLVDPDVLENEYVERVLLLRKGHISLLKNLVSSDYSYLWVRPSVSRQQLQTISAEADEIGKLVLGLMTRQAAALTVEELNKDLRSLQKQTRETKYSSMMQLLRLVLSGRQHGPSVAEMMVTLGAEEVCVRIRRALSS is encoded by the exons ATGTTGGACTGGGCAG GTATTCCCCCGGACGAGAGCCCCgggcgcggcggccccgccgggccctACGTGCAGTCgctgaggctggagctgtaCCGGCGGGCCAGCGCGGCGCTGCTGGACAGCGGGGCTGCCTACCGCTGCTTCTGCAGCCCGCAGCGCCTGCAGCTGCTCCGCAAGGACGCCCTGCGCAGCCAGCAGACCCCGCG ATACGACAACCGGTGTCGGCATCTGACGCCCACGGAAGTGGCCCAGAAGCTGTCACAGGGCCTTGACTTTGTCATCCGCTTCCGCCTGGAGAAGGGGGTGGAGCCCTTCCAGGACCTGGTCTATGGCTGGAACAAGCACGAGGTGGCTGAGGTGGAAGGTGACCCCGTGATTCTCAAGGGGGATGGCTTCCCCACTTACCACCTGGCAAATGTGGTAGATGACCACTACATGGGCATCACCCACGTTCTGCGTGGGACCGAGTGGCTGGCTTCAACTTCCAAGCACCTGCTTCTCTACAAAGCCTTTGGCTGGGAGCCCCCTCAGTTTGGCCACCTCCCGCTGCTGCTGAACAAGGACGGTGGCAAGCTGTCCAAGAGGCAGGGGGACATCTTCCTGGAGCGCTTTGCTCGGGACGGCTTCCTGCCAGAGGCACTGCTGGACATTGTCACCAACTGCGGCTCGGGGTTCACAG AGAAGCAGATGGGGAGGACTTTGGAAGAGCTGATCTCCCAGTTTGAAGTAGGTAGAATTACAACCCATTCCGCTCTCCTGGACCTTGAAGCACTCCCAGAATTCAACAG GATTCACCTCACCCGTCACATTGAGAACCAAGGGCTGCGCCAGAAGCTCGttagggagctgcaggggctggtggAGCTCGTCTATGGGGATCAGCTTGTGGATCCAGATGTTCTGGAAAATGAATATGTGGAGCGAGTCCTCCTGCTGAGAAAA GGTCACATAAGTCTCCTGAAGAATCTGGTGTCGAGTGATTACTCTTACCTATGGGTCAGGCCCTCGGTGTCCCGGCAGCAGCTACAAACAATTTCTGCAGAAGCAGATGAAATAGGAAAATTAGTCTTAGG GCTCATGACAAGGCAGGCAGCTGCTTTGACTGTGGAGGAGTTGAACAAAGACCTGAGAAGTCTCCAGAAGCAAACCAGAGAGACCAAGTACAGCAGCATGATGCAGCTCCTCCGCTTGGTGCTCAGCGGGCGCCAG CACGGGCCGAGCGTTGCCGAGATGATGGTGactctgggagctgaggaggTGTGTGTCCGGATACGCAGAGCACTGTCCAGCTGA
- the UBFD1 gene encoding ubiquitin domain-containing protein UBFD1 → MAAAAAAAAEGAEEPGMEAEAQELPLGCGGGGGSPAAGRSPEGEERREPPQASVSNGGDEDGGRELVELKVIWNKNKYDVKFCLDSTGAELKQKIHSLTGLPPAMQKVMFKGLLPEEKTLREIKVTNGAKIMVVGSTINDVLAVNTPKEAAQQEVKAEENKKEPLCRQKQHRKVLDKGKPDDVMPSVKGVQERLPTVPLSGMYNKSGGKVRLTFKLEQDQLWIGTKERTEKLPMGSIKNVVSEPIEGHEDYHMMAFQLGPTEASYYWVYWVPTQYVDAIKDTVLGKWQYF, encoded by the exons AtggctgccgccgccgccgccgccgctgaaG GTGCCGAGGAGCCGGGCATGGAGGCGGAGGcgcaggagctgcccctgggctgCGGCGGAGGGGGCGGCTCGCCGGCGGCGGGGAGGTCTCCGGAGGGTGAGGAGCGCCGGGAGCCTCCGCAGGCGTCTGTCAGCAACGGCGGCGACGAGGACGGCGggagggagctggtggagctgAAGGTGATCTGGAACAAGAACAAGTACGACGTGAAGTTCTGCCTGGACAGCACGGGAGCCGAGCTGAAGCAGAAGATCCACTCGCTCACAG GCCTCCCGCCGGCCATGCAGAAAGTTATGTTCAAGGGACTTCTGCCAGAGGAGAAAACGTTGCGGGAAATCAAAGTAACAAACGGAGCAAAAATAATGGTTGTGGGCTCTACCATCAACGACGTGTTAGCAGTAAATACACCCAAAGAAGCTGCTCAACAGGAGGTCaaagctgaggaaaacaaaaaggagcCACTTTGCAGACAAAAG CAACACAGAAAAGTGTTGGATAAAGGAAAACCTGATGATGTGATGCCTTCTGTCAAAGGTGTGCAG GAGCGGCTGCCCACGGTGCCGCTGTCCGGCATGTACAACAAGTCAGGGGGGAAAGTCAGACTGACCTTCAAACTCGAGCAAGACCAGCTGTGGATTGGTACAAAAG agagaacagaaaagttACCCATGGGGTCCATTAAAAATGTGGTGAGTGAACCTATTGAAGGCCATGAGGATTATCACATGATG GCGTTTCAGCTGGGCCCAACAGAAGCATCTTACTACTGGGTCTATTGGGTCCCAACTCAGTATGTCGATGCAATCAAAGACACGGTGCTGGGGAAGTGGCAGTATTTTTGA
- the EARS2 gene encoding probable glutamate--tRNA ligase, mitochondrial isoform X1, which yields MARALRALRGAAGPAPGSGPGSGQGPGPGPGLQRGPRVRFGPSPTGFLHLGGLRTALYNYIFAKKHRGTFILRLEDTDQNRVVPGAAEGIEDMLDWAGIPPDESPGRGGPAGPYVQSLRLELYRRASAALLDSGAAYRCFCSPQRLQLLRKDALRSQQTPRYDNRCRHLTPTEVAQKLSQGLDFVIRFRLEKGVEPFQDLVYGWNKHEVAEVEGDPVILKGDGFPTYHLANVVDDHYMGITHVLRGTEWLASTSKHLLLYKAFGWEPPQFGHLPLLLNKDGGKLSKRQGDIFLERFARDGFLPEALLDIVTNCGSGFTEKQMGRTLEELISQFEVGRITTHSALLDLEALPEFNRIHLTRHIENQGLRQKLVRELQGLVELVYGDQLVDPDVLENEYVERVLLLRKGHISLLKNLVSSDYSYLWVRPSVSRQQLQTISAEADEIGKLVLGLMTRQAAALTVEELNKDLRSLQKQTRETKYSSMMQLLRLVLSGRQHGPSVAEMMVTLGAEEVCVRIRRALSS from the exons ATGGCGCGAGCTCTGCGCGCGCTGCGCGGCGCGGCGGGACCGGCACCGGGATCGGGACCGGGATCGGGACAGGGACCTGGTCCCGGCCCTGGCCTCCAGCGGGGGCCGCGGGTCCGGTTCGGGCCCAGCCCCACAG GTTTTCTGCATTTAGGTGGCCTTAGGACTGCTCTGTACAATTATATCTTTGCCAAAAAACACCGAGGGACCTTTATTTTAAGACTGGAGGATACAGATCAGAATCGGGTGGTGCCCggagctgcagaaggaataGAAGATATGTTGGACTGGGCAG GTATTCCCCCGGACGAGAGCCCCgggcgcggcggccccgccgggccctACGTGCAGTCgctgaggctggagctgtaCCGGCGGGCCAGCGCGGCGCTGCTGGACAGCGGGGCTGCCTACCGCTGCTTCTGCAGCCCGCAGCGCCTGCAGCTGCTCCGCAAGGACGCCCTGCGCAGCCAGCAGACCCCGCG ATACGACAACCGGTGTCGGCATCTGACGCCCACGGAAGTGGCCCAGAAGCTGTCACAGGGCCTTGACTTTGTCATCCGCTTCCGCCTGGAGAAGGGGGTGGAGCCCTTCCAGGACCTGGTCTATGGCTGGAACAAGCACGAGGTGGCTGAGGTGGAAGGTGACCCCGTGATTCTCAAGGGGGATGGCTTCCCCACTTACCACCTGGCAAATGTGGTAGATGACCACTACATGGGCATCACCCACGTTCTGCGTGGGACCGAGTGGCTGGCTTCAACTTCCAAGCACCTGCTTCTCTACAAAGCCTTTGGCTGGGAGCCCCCTCAGTTTGGCCACCTCCCGCTGCTGCTGAACAAGGACGGTGGCAAGCTGTCCAAGAGGCAGGGGGACATCTTCCTGGAGCGCTTTGCTCGGGACGGCTTCCTGCCAGAGGCACTGCTGGACATTGTCACCAACTGCGGCTCGGGGTTCACAG AGAAGCAGATGGGGAGGACTTTGGAAGAGCTGATCTCCCAGTTTGAAGTAGGTAGAATTACAACCCATTCCGCTCTCCTGGACCTTGAAGCACTCCCAGAATTCAACAG GATTCACCTCACCCGTCACATTGAGAACCAAGGGCTGCGCCAGAAGCTCGttagggagctgcaggggctggtggAGCTCGTCTATGGGGATCAGCTTGTGGATCCAGATGTTCTGGAAAATGAATATGTGGAGCGAGTCCTCCTGCTGAGAAAA GGTCACATAAGTCTCCTGAAGAATCTGGTGTCGAGTGATTACTCTTACCTATGGGTCAGGCCCTCGGTGTCCCGGCAGCAGCTACAAACAATTTCTGCAGAAGCAGATGAAATAGGAAAATTAGTCTTAGG GCTCATGACAAGGCAGGCAGCTGCTTTGACTGTGGAGGAGTTGAACAAAGACCTGAGAAGTCTCCAGAAGCAAACCAGAGAGACCAAGTACAGCAGCATGATGCAGCTCCTCCGCTTGGTGCTCAGCGGGCGCCAG CACGGGCCGAGCGTTGCCGAGATGATGGTGactctgggagctgaggaggTGTGTGTCCGGATACGCAGAGCACTGTCCAGCTGA
- the GGA2 gene encoding ADP-ribosylation factor-binding protein GGA2 → MAGSGQLQRWLNEATDPSISEENWECIQQFCDQVNADMEGPLFALRLLAHKIQSPQEGEALHALTVLETCVNNCGDRFHSEMAKFRFLNELIKVLSPKYYGIWSSEKVKSRVIEVIFSWTVWFPQEVKIQDAYQMLKKQGIVKEDPKLPEDKILPPPSPRPQNSIFDRDEEKSKLLAKLLKSSHPEDLQAANRLIQSVIKEEQEKSAQVSRRVNTISEVSENVRRMDELLENYRRHELSPADQETLQALFQRCEKLRPLLFRLASEAVADEEALAEVLQANDKLSRALGQYRQVVASQENGDGAAPAASSAPACRAARQRIKSYTLIDFSELDATAQTPPDPSADTASASRHSSTASTCLLEEELQSLGLSNSPVIEKPPPDFGLAEPAVHNGFREGVSAVQTLGPQESWEDSCTGKSEFQSLDEHLSPLSRTNTFSLDLLPMKLPFPDLPNNSVADPPLLSPGHELKPAASLHPASYDASLENLFVPLISVTPSTICPLTVYDRNGFKAMLHFSREPAPGRPDVLVMVLSMLSISAHPIKDIAFQAAVPKTMQIKLQPASGSELPAFNPLLPPAVVSQVLLLANPHKDPIRLRYKLMFTQGVQPFSEVGEVTGFPEAELWGRS, encoded by the exons ATGGCTGGCAGCGGGCAGCTGCAGCGCTGGCTCA ATGAGGCCACTGACCCGAGTATCTCCGAGGAAAACTGGGAATGCATCCAGCAGTTCTGCGACCAGGTGAACGCTGACATGGAGGG CCCGTTGTTCGCGCTGAGGCTGCTGGCACACAAAATCCAGTCCCCTCAGGAGGGAGAAGCTCTCCATGCTCTCACA gtGCTGGAGACTTGTGTGAACAACTGTGGTGACAGATTTCACAGTGAAATGGCAAAATTCAGGTTTCTGAATGAGCTGATTAAAGTGCTTTCCCCAAAG TACTATGGAATTTGGTCTTCAGAAAAAGTCAAGTCAAGGGTCATTGAAGTGATATTCAGTTGGACAGTCTGGTTTCCTCAGGAAGTCAAGATCCAGGATGCTTATCAGATGCTGAAGAAACAAG GGATTGTAAAAGAAGATCCCAAACTGCCAGAAGACAAAATTTTACCTCCCCCTTCTCCAAGACCTCAGAATTCTATTTTCGACAGAGATGAAGAGAAGTCCAAG CTCCTGGCCAAGCTGCTGAAGAGCAGCCACCCCGAGGATCTGCAGGCAGCCAACCGCCTGATCCAGAGCGTGATTAAAGAG GAGCAAGAAAAGTCAGCTCAGGTGTCCCGAAGAGTGAACACCATCAGTGAGGTTTCTGAGAATGTCAGACGTATGGATGAGTTACTGGAGAACTACAGGAGACATGAATTATCCCCAGCTGACCAGGAAACCCTACAG GCTCTGTTCCAGCGCTGTGAGAAGCTCAGGCCGCTGCTCTTCCGCCTGGCCAGCGAGGCGGTGGCTGACGAGGAGGCTCTAG ctgAGGTCCTGCAGGCCAATGACAAGCTCTCACGGGCGCTGGGGCAGTACAGGCAGGTTGTGGCCAGCCAGGAGAacggggatggagcagctccagctgccagctctgcaccAG CCTGCCGAGCAGCCCGACAGCGCATCAAGAGCTACACCCTGATCGACTTCTCTGAGCTGGACGCCACGGCCCAGAcccccccagacccctctgcaGACACAGCCTCGGCCTCCcgccacagcagcacagcctccaCCTGCCTGCTCGAGGAGGAGTTACAGTCCTTAG GTCTCAGCAACTCCCCTGTCATAGAGAAACCACCACCTGATTTTGGCCTAGCAGAG CCTGCTGTACACAATGGATTTAGGGAAGGTGTAAGTGCTGTTCAAACCCTGGGAccacaggagagctgggaagaCAGCTGTACAGGGAAGAGTGAATTCCAGAGCCTGGATGAACATCTCTCTCCACTATCCAGGACCAACACATTCTCCTT GGATTTATTACCAATGAAATTGCCATTTCCAGATCTTCCAAATAACTCAGTGGCAGATCCTCCACTCCTCAGTCCAGGCCATGAGCTGAAGCCTGCTGCCTCTTTGCATCCAGCTTCCTATGATGCTTCTCTAGAAAACCTTTTTGTGCCTTTAATTTCAGTTACACCAA GCACTATCTGTCCTCTCACTGTGTATGACAGGAATGGTTTCAAGGCCATGCTCCACTTCTCCAGAGAGCCGGCTCCAGGCCGGCCCGACGTGCTGGTGATGGTTCTGTCTATGCTGAGCATCTCAGCGCACCCCATTAAGGACATAGCATTCCAGGCTGCAGTCCCAAAG aCCATGCAGATAAAGTTACAACCAGCCTCTGGTTCTGAGCTGCCAGCCTTTAACCCTCTCCTCCCGCCCGCAGTGGTgtcccaggtgctgctgctcgCCAACCCACacaag gATCCCATCCGACTGAGGTACAAACTGATGTTCACGCAGGGCGTGCAGCCCTTCAGTGAGGTGGGAGAAGTGACTGGCTTTCCagaagcagagctctggggcaggagctga